One region of Acropora muricata isolate sample 2 chromosome 13, ASM3666990v1, whole genome shotgun sequence genomic DNA includes:
- the LOC136896645 gene encoding pituitary tumor-transforming gene 1 protein-interacting protein-like encodes MNFEQRLLCISFLTFSAVFYLASIPVSGAEGSDCAKFNSSCGDCTEHAACYWCSSTKKCTNYPGWTKIVPRDCPSKKWYYGQCWITGSVLIILVPSLVGVFLVVVGCCVYCCCCRQCQKCKKKRMDKEDAKLKRKRAEMQAINAQKRSEREVKRDQIRQKYGLRPGGSSGYQRIEDPS; translated from the coding sequence ATGAATTTTGAACAGCGCTTGTTGTGCATTTCGTTCCTGACATTCTCAGCTGTTTTTTATCTCGCGTCGATTCCTGTTTCGGGTGCTGAGGGAAGCGACTGCGCTAAGTTCAACTCTTCTTGCGGTGACTGTACGGAACATGCCGCTTGTTATTGGTGTTCCTCGACTAAGAAATGCACCAATTATCCAGGTTGGACGAAGATTGTTCCAAGAGATTGTCCCAGCAAGAAATGGTACTACGGACAGTGCTGGATTACGGGCTCCGTTCTCATAATTTTGGTCCCATCGTTGGTCGGTGTATTCTTGGTAGTTGTGGGCTGTTGCGTGTATTGCTGTTGTTGTCGTCAGTGTCAGAAATGCAAGAAAAAGCGAATGGATAAAGAAGATGCCAAGTTGAAGCGAAAACGAGCGGAAATGCAAGCTATAAATGCTCAAAAACGAAGCGAAAGAGAGGTCAAGAGAGATCAAATTCGACAGAAGTACGGTCTTCGACCAGGAGGGTCGTCCGGCTACCAGCGAATTGAAGATCCTTCTTAA